From the Nitrospinota bacterium genome, the window CCACCCTTGATATTGAAATGCAAGAGTATGCTCAAAAAGATCTTAGAGAAGGCTTAAGAAAATTAGATAAAAGAAGGGGATTTAGGCCTATTATTAGAGAAAGAGATACAACCCTAGATCATACTCAAAAAATACCTTCTGTATATAATGTAGGCAGTATAATTTCTGGAAAGATTGTTAAAATAGAGTCCAATTCTATTTTTTTAAAAATAGATGATTTGAAAGGGAGGATTCTCTTAAAGAATATGGATTGGGCTAAAATTAAAAATCCCTTTACTCATTTTAAGATTGGGGACGTAATTGAGGCTAGGATTCTTAATATCTATGATAGAGGAAGCATAAAATACGAGATGGCTTTAGAACAAGAACCAGAGGTAGAAGGTGCTATCGTGGCTATTCAACCAGAAACCGGGGCGATAAAGGCCATGGTTGGAGGATATGATTTTTATAAAAGCCAATTCAATAGAGTAACACAGGCAAAGAGGCAACCAGGTTCTTCCTTTAAACCTTTTATATATGCAGCTGCTATTGACAATGGCTACACTGCCGCTGACATTATTATTGATTCACCTATTATTTATAAAGACCCCTCAAAAAATGAAAACTGGAAACCCAAAAACTTTTCGAATAAATTTTACGGCCCTATTACCATAAGAAACGCCTTAGAAAACTCTAGGAATGTAGCTACGATAAGGTTATTAGATAAAATAGGAGTAAATACTGTAATCGATTATACCCATAGAATGGGTATTAAGAGTGACTTACATCCCTATCTTTCACTTGGTTTAGGATCTTTTGAGGTAACGCCTTTAGAATTAACTTCAGCCTTTGGGATATTTTCCAACAAAGGTATAAGGGTCGAACCTTATTCAATCCTTTATGTGACAGACATTGAAGGAAAACTTCTAGAAGAAAATCATCCTGTAGTCTCTGATGTCTTAAGCCCAGATACCTCGTTTATAATCACAAATCTCCTAAAGGGAGTTGTAGAACATGGAACAGGTTGGCGGGCAAAATCTTTAAGAAGACCTGTTGCTGGAAAAACTGGCACTACAAATGATTTTAGAGATGCTTGGTTTATTGGATATGTACCTCATTTAGTAACTGGTGTATGGGTTGGATTGGATGACAACAGTTCTCTTGGGGAAGATGAAACAGGTTCTCGGGCTGCAAGCCCTATTTGGGTTAATTTTATGAATAATGTACTTAGGGACTGGCCTATTGAAGATTTTAATTTACCTGAAAATATTACCTTAGTCAAAATAGATGCAAAAACAGGCCTTTTGCCTTCTGAGAACTGCGGAAAAGATCTCATATTAGAATCGTTTGTCAAAGGTACTGAACCTACTGAATCTTGCACTAAGAGTATCATAAAAAAACTGATCTCTCGTTTTTAAAATTTCTTAAAAGGGAATTAATAGATTTTTAGGATTTGACTTGATGAAGGATTAATCGGTATTATTTTTCAATTAATGCTTCTACGAACTCTTCAGAATGAAACGTCTTTAAATCATCCAAGCCTTCACCTATTCCAATATATCTAACAGGTTTCTTGAATTCATTTATAATACTAACTAATATCCCCCCTTTTGCGGTTCCATCTAATTTAGCTAAAGCTAGCCCTGTTACATCCAAGGCCTCATTAAATATCTTTACTTGAGATATCGCATTCTGCCCTGTTGTTGCATCTAAAACCAATAAAACTTCATGGGGAGCTCCTGGTAATCCTTTCTCCATAACCCTCTTCATTTTTTTAAGCTCCTCTATCAAATTAACCTTGGTATGAAGCCTCCCTGCCGTATCAGCTAAAAGAATATTATAACCCCTTGCCTTGCATGCTTGTATTGCATCAAAAATAACAGCTGAAGAATCTCCCCCTATCTGATGTCTTATACACTCAATACCTACTCTATTTCCCCAGATTTCTAACTGCTCTATAGCAGCTGCCCTAAAAGTATCCCCAGCTGCCAAAAGCACCTTTTTCCCATCTTTTTTAAACATATTGGCCATTTTGGCTATAGTTGTAGTCTTACCTACGCCATTCACGCCAATAACCATAATCACAAAAGGAGAAGTATTTATTTCTAATTTCTCCTCACCCTGTTGAAGAATTTTTAAGATAATCTCTTTTAAAGACGAGTAGAGAACATCGTAACTTTTTATTAACCCTCTATTTGCCCTCACCTCTAAATTCCCTATAATCTCT encodes:
- a CDS encoding PBP1A family penicillin-binding protein, whose translation is MGYLRDLPQIKLLEEYQPKTITKVYSNNDELIAEFFQENRVLIPLTKIPKLLKDALLAAEDSRFYNHYGIDFKGIIRAIWSNIRAGKIVEGGSTLTQQLSKVLFLTPEKTISRKLKEAVLALQIERRYSKDKILEMYLNQIYLGSGSYGVEAASQTYFGKSVIDLDLPEAALIAGLPKAPSFYSPFNNIDKSKRRRDHVLRRLAALGHISKGELEYALSTPIKLSHTKRRINRFPYFIEYIRQNLEKKHGNAAIYKGGLNVYTTLDIEMQEYAQKDLREGLRKLDKRRGFRPIIRERDTTLDHTQKIPSVYNVGSIISGKIVKIESNSIFLKIDDLKGRILLKNMDWAKIKNPFTHFKIGDVIEARILNIYDRGSIKYEMALEQEPEVEGAIVAIQPETGAIKAMVGGYDFYKSQFNRVTQAKRQPGSSFKPFIYAAAIDNGYTAADIIIDSPIIYKDPSKNENWKPKNFSNKFYGPITIRNALENSRNVATIRLLDKIGVNTVIDYTHRMGIKSDLHPYLSLGLGSFEVTPLELTSAFGIFSNKGIRVEPYSILYVTDIEGKLLEENHPVVSDVLSPDTSFIITNLLKGVVEHGTGWRAKSLRRPVAGKTGTTNDFRDAWFIGYVPHLVTGVWVGLDDNSSLGEDETGSRAASPIWVNFMNNVLRDWPIEDFNLPENITLVKIDAKTGLLPSENCGKDLILESFVKGTEPTESCTKSIIKKLISRF
- the ftsY gene encoding signal recognition particle-docking protein FtsY is translated as MRQKRNLFTSTKKGLDKSREFLTNKIEGLLSKRVKIDKELFDELEEVLILADLGIKGTTEIIGNLEVRANRGLIKSYDVLYSSLKEIILKILQQGEEKLEINTSPFVIMVIGVNGVGKTTTIAKMANMFKKDGKKVLLAAGDTFRAAAIEQLEIWGNRVGIECIRHQIGGDSSAVIFDAIQACKARGYNILLADTAGRLHTKVNLIEELKKMKRVMEKGLPGAPHEVLLVLDATTGQNAISQVKIFNEALDVTGLALAKLDGTAKGGILVSIINEFKKPVRYIGIGEGLDDLKTFHSEEFVEALIEK